One Serinicoccus chungangensis genomic window carries:
- a CDS encoding lysophospholipid acyltransferase family protein: MIYWILKHLVVGPPLRAVFRPWIEGKQHLPQTGAAILASNHLSFSDSIFLPLLVDRRITFPAKMEYFTGTGVKGWLTRLFFTSTGQIPIDRSGGSASMAALEQGLHVLRRGELFGIYPEGTRSPDGRLYRGKTGMARLALEADVPIIPCAMIDTDKAQPTGQKIPNVVQVGVRVGRPLSWPEHAGRTEDHAVLRQITDEVMAELQRLSGQVYVDEYAASVKERLAARARSGVEQARAGLEQATERAKEGLEHAGEKAREGLSHAREDIAGATGKAKESLAERRARRRTEHEDAPEA; this comes from the coding sequence ATGATCTACTGGATCCTCAAGCACCTGGTGGTCGGGCCCCCGCTGCGCGCGGTCTTCCGTCCCTGGATCGAGGGCAAGCAGCACCTGCCGCAGACGGGCGCGGCGATCCTGGCGAGCAACCACCTGTCGTTCTCCGACTCGATCTTCCTCCCGCTCCTGGTGGACCGCCGCATCACCTTCCCCGCCAAGATGGAGTACTTCACGGGGACCGGCGTCAAGGGCTGGCTCACCCGGTTGTTCTTCACCTCCACCGGTCAGATCCCCATCGACCGCTCCGGGGGCTCGGCGTCGATGGCCGCGCTGGAGCAGGGCCTGCACGTGCTGCGCCGTGGGGAATTGTTCGGCATCTACCCCGAGGGCACCCGCAGTCCCGACGGCCGGCTCTACCGCGGCAAGACCGGCATGGCCCGGCTGGCGCTGGAGGCGGACGTGCCGATCATCCCGTGCGCCATGATCGACACCGACAAGGCGCAGCCGACGGGACAGAAGATCCCCAACGTGGTGCAGGTGGGGGTGCGTGTCGGGCGTCCGCTCTCCTGGCCCGAGCACGCCGGGCGCACCGAGGACCACGCGGTGCTGCGACAGATCACCGACGAGGTCATGGCCGAGCTGCAGCGGCTCTCCGGGCAGGTCTACGTCGACGAGTACGCCGCGAGCGTCAAGGAGCGCCTCGCCGCCCGCGCCCGGTCCGGGGTCGAGCAGGCCCGGGCCGGTCTGGAGCAGGCCACGGAGCGGGCCAAGGAGGGTCTGGAGCACGCGGGCGAGAAGGCCCGTGAGGGCCTGAGCCACGCCCGCGAGGACATCGCCGGGGCGACCGGGAAGGCCAAGGAGAGCCTCGCCGAGCGACGGGCGCGGCGGCGGACCGAGCACGAGGACGCCCCCGAGGCGTGA
- a CDS encoding class II 3-deoxy-7-phosphoheptulonate synthase gives MSTDLTGLATSGGPDIDWPDLPARQQPTWHDPAALAQTLSVLGTYPPLVFAGECDQLRSRMADVAAGRAFTLQGGDCAETLADVTGPNIRDRIKTILQMAVVLTYGAGTPIVKVGRMAGQFAKPRSSDTETRDGVTLPAYRGDMVNGFEFTPEARRPDPERLLRCYHASSATLNLVRGFTSGGFADLRSVHAWNKGFLTGPAQARYELMAGQIDRAVRFLEASGVADAEEMRRVEFYSAHEALVLDYERPMVRRDHRTGLLYDTSSHLVWVGERTRDLDGAHIDFVSRIQNPVAVKLGPSADRDTVLALMDRIDPDRTPGRLTFITRMGAGTIRDVLPSLLTSLGEDARRVAWVCDPMHGNTFTSPSGFKTRRFEDVVDEVRGFFAAHAEAGTHPGGIHVELTGNDVTECVGGTTPVDLDDLGLRYETLCDPRLNHQQSLELAFLVAEMLERGGR, from the coding sequence GTGAGCACCGACCTGACCGGCCTGGCCACCTCCGGTGGCCCCGACATCGACTGGCCCGACCTGCCCGCGCGCCAGCAGCCGACGTGGCACGACCCCGCGGCCCTCGCCCAGACCCTGTCGGTGCTCGGGACCTATCCGCCCCTCGTCTTCGCCGGGGAGTGCGACCAGCTGCGCTCGCGGATGGCCGACGTGGCGGCCGGGCGGGCCTTCACGCTCCAGGGCGGCGACTGCGCCGAGACGCTGGCCGACGTGACGGGTCCCAACATCCGGGACCGCATCAAGACGATCCTGCAGATGGCCGTCGTCCTCACCTACGGCGCGGGGACGCCGATCGTCAAGGTCGGGCGGATGGCCGGGCAGTTCGCCAAGCCGCGCAGCTCGGACACCGAGACGCGCGACGGGGTGACCCTGCCGGCATACCGCGGGGACATGGTCAACGGCTTCGAGTTCACGCCCGAGGCGCGCCGCCCCGACCCCGAGCGGCTGCTGCGGTGCTACCACGCGAGCTCGGCCACCCTCAACCTCGTCCGCGGGTTCACCAGCGGCGGCTTCGCCGACCTGCGCAGCGTGCACGCCTGGAACAAGGGCTTCCTCACCGGGCCGGCGCAGGCGAGGTACGAGCTCATGGCCGGGCAGATCGACCGGGCGGTCCGCTTCCTCGAGGCCTCGGGCGTCGCCGACGCCGAGGAGATGCGTCGGGTCGAGTTCTACTCCGCGCACGAGGCGCTGGTCCTCGACTACGAGCGCCCCATGGTCCGCCGCGATCACCGGACCGGGCTGCTCTACGACACGTCCAGCCACCTCGTCTGGGTGGGCGAGCGCACCCGCGACCTGGACGGCGCGCACATCGACTTCGTCTCCCGGATCCAGAACCCGGTGGCGGTCAAGCTCGGCCCGTCCGCCGACCGCGACACCGTGCTGGCGCTCATGGACCGGATCGACCCCGACCGCACCCCGGGGCGTCTCACCTTCATCACCCGCATGGGCGCGGGGACGATCCGGGACGTGCTCCCGTCGCTGCTCACCTCGCTCGGCGAGGACGCGCGGCGGGTGGCCTGGGTGTGCGACCCGATGCACGGCAACACCTTCACCTCCCCGAGCGGCTTCAAGACCCGCCGCTTCGAGGACGTCGTGGACGAGGTGCGCGGCTTCTTCGCCGCGCACGCCGAGGCGGGCACCCATCCCGGGGGCATCCACGTGGAGCTGACCGGCAACGACGTCACCGAGTGCGTCGGCGGCACGACCCCGGTCGACCTCGACGACCTGGGGCTGCGCTACGAGACGCTGTGCGACCCCCGCCTCAACCACCAGCAGAGCCTGGAGCTGGCCTTCCTCGTCGCCGAGATGCTGGAGCGGGGCGGCCGCTGA
- a CDS encoding threonine aldolase family protein — protein MGGPAGPTADLRSDTLTRPTTGMRAAMVDAEVGDDVYAEDPTVAALEERVAALLGHEAALFMPTGSMANQIGLRLHAGPGTEVISDHLAHVLRAELGAAAAFSGITTRSWVADRGRLDVDTALAVMVPDGGAYQVSTACVVVENTHNFGGGTVQPLADLRRLREGTRAAGVGVHLDGARLWNAHVATGVALADYGACADTVSVCLSKGLGAPVGSLLVASADRIAQARILRKRMGGGMRQVGLLAAAGRYALDHQLDRLAEDHRRTATVARAVGRAAPGVVDPEQVHTNILVLDVGAAGWAAADFVAAAGERGVLGYPTDARHARYVWHLDVDDPMTQHAEGVLLELLDRGGVTP, from the coding sequence ATGGGTGGGCCCGCCGGACCGACCGCTGACCTGCGCTCGGACACGCTGACCCGTCCCACGACGGGGATGCGGGCGGCGATGGTCGACGCCGAGGTCGGCGACGACGTCTACGCCGAGGACCCGACGGTGGCGGCCCTGGAGGAGCGGGTCGCCGCGCTGCTGGGGCACGAGGCGGCGCTCTTCATGCCGACCGGCTCGATGGCCAACCAGATCGGGCTGCGGCTGCACGCCGGTCCCGGGACGGAGGTCATCAGCGACCACCTCGCGCACGTCCTGCGGGCCGAGCTGGGGGCCGCGGCGGCCTTCTCGGGCATCACCACGCGCAGCTGGGTCGCCGACCGGGGGCGCCTGGACGTCGACACCGCGCTCGCCGTCATGGTGCCCGACGGCGGCGCCTACCAGGTGAGCACCGCGTGCGTCGTCGTCGAGAACACCCACAACTTCGGCGGCGGCACGGTCCAGCCGCTGGCGGACCTGCGGCGGCTGCGCGAGGGGACCCGGGCGGCCGGCGTCGGGGTGCACCTCGACGGGGCGCGCCTGTGGAACGCGCACGTGGCCACCGGGGTGGCCCTGGCGGACTACGGAGCCTGCGCCGACACGGTGTCGGTCTGCCTGTCCAAGGGGCTCGGCGCGCCGGTCGGCTCGCTGCTCGTGGCCTCGGCGGACCGGATCGCGCAGGCGCGGATCCTGCGCAAGCGCATGGGCGGCGGCATGCGCCAGGTCGGTCTGCTGGCCGCGGCCGGGCGCTACGCCCTGGACCACCAGCTCGACCGGCTGGCCGAGGACCACCGTCGCACCGCGACCGTGGCCCGGGCGGTCGGCCGGGCCGCTCCCGGCGTCGTCGACCCCGAGCAGGTGCACACCAACATCCTCGTGCTCGACGTGGGCGCGGCCGGATGGGCCGCCGCCGACTTCGTGGCCGCCGCCGGGGAGCGGGGGGTGCTGGGCTACCCCACCGACGCCCGGCACGCCCGCTACGTCTGGCACCTCGACGTCGACGACCCGATGACCCAGCACGCCGAAGGTGTCCTGCTCGAGCTGCTGGACCGGGGCGGCGTCACTCCGTGA
- a CDS encoding molybdopterin-dependent oxidoreductase has product MTDAGGEPGSPLPPGQRATRTWRPSHYGRVPRLDPDDWTLRIAGDTLDGGVTVLTWDDLADLPFVEVSASLHCVDRHSVRDLRWGGVRMRDVLALAPPHPDAGHVLLAAARGYASSVLLADLQHPDALVAHSVQGDPLTAEHGWPARAVLPHLYGFKGPKWLVEVTYHRQPQQGWWESHGYHPRARVDQEERWAHQG; this is encoded by the coding sequence GTGACCGACGCCGGGGGCGAGCCAGGCAGCCCGCTGCCCCCCGGGCAGCGGGCGACCCGGACCTGGCGGCCCTCGCACTACGGCCGGGTGCCGCGCCTGGACCCCGACGACTGGACCCTGCGGATCGCCGGTGACACCCTCGACGGCGGGGTCACCGTGCTGACGTGGGACGACCTGGCCGACCTGCCCTTCGTGGAGGTGTCCGCGAGCCTGCACTGCGTCGACCGGCACAGCGTCCGGGACCTGCGCTGGGGCGGCGTGCGGATGCGGGACGTGCTCGCGCTGGCCCCGCCGCACCCGGACGCCGGTCACGTGCTGCTGGCCGCGGCCCGGGGGTATGCCTCCAGCGTCCTCCTCGCGGACCTGCAGCACCCGGACGCCCTCGTCGCGCACAGCGTGCAGGGCGACCCGCTCACCGCCGAGCACGGGTGGCCGGCCCGGGCCGTGCTGCCCCACCTCTACGGCTTCAAGGGCCCGAAGTGGCTCGTCGAGGTGACCTACCACCGGCAGCCGCAGCAGGGGTGGTGGGAGTCGCACGGCTACCACCCGCGGGCCCGGGTGGACCAGGAGGAGCGGTGGGCGCACCAGGGCTGA
- the pknB gene encoding Stk1 family PASTA domain-containing Ser/Thr kinase yields the protein MTAPTSTLLDRVIDGRYQVEGELARGGMATVYRARDLRLDRPVALKVMRPDLAEDDAFVRRFVAEARAAARLSHPHVVGVYDQGEDGDVVFLAMELVEGPTLRDVITAHAPMSTRRAMALLLPVAEALAEAHRRGLVHRDIKPENVLLADGRESGVKVADFGLARAVSAAGRQASSELVWGTAAYLAPEQVEQDAVDARTDVYAVGLLLFELLTGRKAFPGGDPLRVAYEHVHGSTPSPRALAGTVPAPVDALVRRAAATDPAARPRDAAQLLAQMRDCLRELDDPQLDAAPAPPGSTAWGADDADLTQVVAGAGDSTRHLPVSRPGPAEGHYARTTGNRPSRPPAPTRVTAPRPSRRRGGVVLSLLLVALLGGAGYAAWWLLDGPGVHSPMPVVVDLPEAQARALLDAEQLDPVISYAYSEQVPSGVVISAEQQAGQQLRHGTDVPVVVSQGPERYAVPPLAGLSVESAQEALSGANLTLGAQTRQHHESEPEGRILSSTPAAGEPLPPGGEVAVVVSDGPAPVAVPQVTGRTEQEATAALVDAGLTVTVAPERVFDEDIAEGSVVSQAPTSGTVERGSTVTVTVSKGPELVSVPQVVGRQFTAAEEELVELGLVVERDDVRGGFFGTVREQSVEPGEQVPRGTVVVLAVV from the coding sequence GTGACCGCCCCGACCTCCACCCTCCTCGACCGCGTCATCGACGGTCGCTACCAGGTGGAGGGCGAGCTCGCCCGCGGTGGCATGGCGACGGTCTACCGCGCCCGTGACCTGCGCCTGGACCGTCCGGTCGCGCTCAAGGTCATGCGTCCCGACCTCGCCGAGGACGACGCCTTCGTACGGCGCTTCGTCGCCGAGGCCCGGGCCGCCGCCCGCCTGTCCCACCCCCACGTCGTGGGGGTCTACGACCAGGGCGAGGACGGGGACGTCGTCTTCCTCGCGATGGAGCTCGTGGAGGGCCCGACGCTGCGCGACGTCATCACCGCGCACGCGCCGATGTCCACCCGCCGGGCGATGGCCCTGCTGCTGCCGGTCGCCGAGGCGCTGGCCGAGGCGCACCGGCGCGGCCTGGTGCACCGCGACATCAAGCCCGAGAACGTCCTGCTGGCCGACGGCCGCGAGAGCGGGGTCAAGGTCGCCGACTTCGGGCTCGCCCGGGCGGTGTCCGCCGCGGGCCGGCAGGCGAGCTCGGAGCTGGTGTGGGGGACGGCCGCCTACCTCGCCCCCGAGCAGGTGGAGCAGGACGCCGTCGACGCCCGGACCGACGTCTACGCCGTCGGCCTGCTCCTCTTCGAGCTGCTGACCGGCCGCAAGGCGTTCCCCGGCGGCGACCCGCTGCGGGTGGCCTACGAGCACGTCCACGGCAGCACCCCCTCCCCGCGCGCGCTCGCCGGGACCGTCCCCGCGCCGGTCGACGCCCTGGTGCGCCGCGCGGCCGCGACCGACCCCGCCGCCCGGCCCCGCGACGCGGCCCAGCTGCTGGCGCAGATGCGGGACTGCCTGCGCGAGCTCGACGACCCGCAGCTGGACGCTGCTCCCGCCCCACCGGGGTCGACGGCCTGGGGCGCCGACGACGCGGACCTCACCCAGGTCGTGGCGGGCGCGGGCGACTCCACCCGGCACCTCCCGGTGTCGAGACCCGGCCCCGCCGAGGGGCACTACGCCCGCACCACCGGCAACCGGCCGTCGCGACCGCCCGCGCCGACCCGCGTGACGGCGCCACGACCGTCCCGGCGCCGCGGCGGGGTCGTGCTCTCCCTGCTGCTGGTCGCGCTGCTCGGCGGCGCCGGCTACGCCGCGTGGTGGCTGCTGGACGGACCCGGGGTCCACTCCCCCATGCCCGTCGTGGTGGACCTGCCCGAGGCGCAGGCGCGTGCCCTGCTCGACGCCGAGCAGCTCGACCCTGTCATCAGCTACGCCTACTCCGAGCAGGTGCCCTCCGGGGTCGTCATCTCCGCCGAGCAGCAGGCCGGTCAGCAGCTGCGCCACGGCACCGACGTGCCGGTGGTCGTCTCGCAGGGGCCGGAACGGTATGCCGTACCGCCGCTGGCGGGGCTGAGCGTCGAGTCCGCGCAGGAGGCGTTGAGCGGGGCGAACCTCACGCTCGGGGCGCAGACCCGCCAGCACCACGAGAGCGAGCCGGAGGGCCGCATCCTCAGCAGCACGCCGGCGGCCGGCGAGCCGCTGCCCCCCGGGGGCGAGGTCGCGGTCGTCGTCAGCGACGGGCCCGCCCCGGTGGCCGTGCCGCAGGTCACCGGGCGCACCGAGCAGGAGGCGACGGCAGCGCTCGTCGACGCCGGTCTCACCGTGACCGTGGCGCCGGAGCGGGTCTTCGACGAGGACATCGCCGAGGGGTCGGTGGTGAGCCAGGCCCCCACCTCGGGCACGGTCGAGCGCGGCAGCACCGTCACCGTCACCGTGTCGAAGGGTCCCGAGCTGGTGAGCGTCCCGCAGGTCGTGGGGCGACAGTTCACCGCGGCGGAGGAGGAGCTCGTCGAGCTGGGTCTGGTCGTGGAGCGCGACGACGTCCGGGGCGGCTTCTTCGGCACGGTCCGCGAGCAGTCCGTCGAGCCCGGCGAGCAGGTGCCCCGGGGCACGGTGGTCGTGCTCGCTGTCGTCTAG
- a CDS encoding LysM peptidoglycan-binding domain-containing protein, translating to MSPLFAALPPGDLPSLAYVAPTGVHATAPLDTVVRTRKDTTHTVAPGDTVYDLAERYDVSARAIVRANDLRDGGRWIMPGTTLRIPSGGGTATSTPAPSPSSSPATGKQPAAKGTVTVRAGDTLSHLAVRHGVSIKDLVAVNSIANSRLIYPGQVLRLPGTAAEQQRPSGGTAAPAAPTSSSKARSVTVRAGDTLSGIAARHGVTVADIARANGLADTRLIYPGQKLRLGGSSQAASVGTTRTTALDRPYDESTIGDHRAGEKVPDTFLHYRYSDGIARSAAANRDYLAEVDVPSRSAVRDLIVRTSERHGVDPTLMLALSYQESGWNHRAVSPANAIGAMQVIPSSGQWASGLVGRELNLLDPEDNVTAGVVIMRTLLRSAGSTDEAIGGYYQGLASVRQHGLFADTRQYVRNIKHFQRTL from the coding sequence GTGAGCCCGCTCTTCGCCGCCCTGCCCCCGGGCGACCTGCCGTCCCTGGCCTATGTCGCGCCCACCGGCGTGCACGCCACCGCACCGCTGGACACGGTGGTGCGGACCCGGAAGGACACCACGCACACGGTCGCGCCCGGTGACACCGTCTACGACCTCGCCGAGCGGTACGACGTCAGCGCGCGGGCCATCGTCCGCGCCAACGACCTGCGCGACGGCGGGCGGTGGATCATGCCCGGCACCACGCTGCGGATCCCCTCCGGCGGCGGGACGGCCACGTCCACCCCGGCGCCCTCACCCTCCTCGTCCCCCGCGACCGGGAAGCAGCCCGCGGCGAAGGGCACCGTCACGGTCCGTGCGGGCGACACCCTCTCCCACCTCGCGGTGCGTCACGGCGTGAGCATCAAGGACCTCGTCGCGGTCAACTCCATCGCCAACAGCCGGCTCATCTACCCCGGCCAGGTGCTCCGCCTGCCCGGGACCGCCGCGGAGCAGCAGCGTCCCTCCGGCGGCACCGCGGCGCCTGCCGCACCCACCTCCTCGTCGAAGGCCCGCAGCGTGACGGTGCGGGCCGGTGACACCCTCAGCGGGATCGCCGCGCGGCACGGCGTCACCGTCGCCGACATCGCCAGGGCCAACGGCCTGGCCGACACCCGGCTCATCTACCCCGGCCAGAAGCTGCGCCTCGGCGGGTCCAGCCAGGCCGCGAGCGTGGGGACGACCCGGACCACCGCTCTGGACCGCCCGTACGACGAGTCGACCATCGGGGACCACCGGGCCGGGGAGAAGGTGCCGGACACCTTCCTGCACTACCGCTACAGCGACGGCATCGCCCGGTCGGCCGCGGCCAACCGCGACTACCTCGCCGAGGTCGACGTGCCGAGCCGGTCCGCCGTGCGCGACCTCATCGTCCGGACCAGCGAGCGCCACGGCGTGGACCCCACCCTCATGCTGGCGCTGTCCTACCAGGAGTCGGGCTGGAACCACCGGGCCGTCTCCCCCGCCAACGCGATCGGCGCCATGCAGGTCATCCCGAGCTCGGGCCAGTGGGCCTCCGGGCTCGTGGGGCGCGAGCTCAACCTGCTCGACCCCGAGGACAACGTCACCGCCGGCGTGGTCATCATGCGTACCCTGCTGCGCTCGGCCGGGAGCACCGACGAGGCCATCGGGGGCTACTACCAGGGCCTGGCCAGCGTGCGCCAGCACGGTCTGTTCGCCGACACCCGGCAGTACGTCCGCAACATCAAGCACTTCCAGCGGACCCTCTGA
- a CDS encoding Rv2175c family DNA-binding protein: MVSDSDVISEWWTIPDVMERTGVSLQQARRWVQERDVVALRRGPDAVLMVPAGFFVDDGPLPALRGTITVLADGGQSDEEIVAWLHAPDDSLTGGSALASLHAGAKTEVRRRAQEQAF, translated from the coding sequence GTGGTAAGTGACAGCGATGTAATTTCTGAGTGGTGGACCATCCCCGACGTGATGGAGCGCACCGGCGTGAGCCTGCAGCAGGCCCGGCGCTGGGTGCAGGAGCGCGATGTCGTGGCGCTGAGGCGAGGCCCCGACGCGGTGCTGATGGTCCCGGCCGGCTTCTTCGTCGACGACGGGCCCCTCCCGGCGCTGCGCGGCACCATCACGGTGCTCGCCGACGGTGGCCAGAGCGACGAGGAGATCGTCGCCTGGCTCCACGCGCCGGACGACTCGCTGACGGGTGGCAGCGCGCTCGCCTCCCTGCACGCCGGGGCGAAGACGGAGGTGCGCCGCCGGGCGCAGGAGCAGGCGTTCTGA
- a CDS encoding polyprenyl synthetase family protein — MQALDRVDLRPRVQQALDEQLARQRAVLDELGPPMTPLLEAIAELLNGGKRLRATFLYWGWRALGGPDDPAAVRAASAMEIFQAAALLHDDVMDHSDLRRGHPTAHRRFASHHREHGWSGDPDSFGHAAAILAGDLCLNWTDEVFSTSGLPEDALRRARPEFDRMRTQLMGGQFLDMLEGARGWRDLDLEQRLERCLTVIRYKSARYSVQQPLLIGADAAGVGEQTRSSLGRYGAALGEAFQLRDDVLGVFGDPEQTGKPAGDDLREGKHTVLVAHALAQAGPAGAQLLEDALGDPDLDEDAVDRVRDVLVDSGALERTEEMVDRGAERALVEISGAPDLTQQGREALTELVAVCTQRST, encoded by the coding sequence ATGCAGGCCCTGGACCGCGTGGACCTGCGCCCCCGTGTGCAGCAGGCTCTCGACGAGCAGCTCGCGCGGCAGCGCGCCGTCCTGGACGAGCTGGGACCTCCGATGACCCCGCTGCTGGAGGCGATCGCCGAGCTGCTGAACGGCGGCAAGCGCCTGCGTGCCACCTTCCTCTACTGGGGCTGGCGCGCCCTGGGCGGGCCGGACGACCCCGCCGCCGTGCGGGCCGCGAGCGCCATGGAGATCTTCCAGGCCGCGGCGCTGCTCCATGACGACGTCATGGACCACAGCGACCTCCGGCGCGGGCACCCGACCGCCCACCGCCGGTTCGCGAGCCACCACCGGGAGCACGGGTGGTCCGGCGACCCGGACTCCTTCGGCCACGCCGCCGCCATCCTCGCCGGCGACCTGTGCCTCAACTGGACGGACGAGGTCTTCAGCACCAGCGGGCTCCCCGAGGACGCCCTGCGCCGCGCGCGACCCGAGTTCGACCGCATGCGCACCCAGCTCATGGGCGGTCAGTTCCTCGACATGCTCGAGGGAGCCCGTGGCTGGCGCGACCTGGACCTCGAGCAGCGGCTGGAGCGCTGCCTCACGGTGATCCGCTACAAGAGCGCGCGCTACTCCGTCCAGCAGCCGCTGCTCATCGGCGCGGACGCCGCGGGGGTGGGCGAGCAGACCCGGTCGTCCCTCGGCCGCTACGGGGCCGCGCTCGGCGAGGCCTTCCAGCTGCGCGACGACGTCCTGGGCGTCTTCGGCGACCCCGAGCAGACCGGGAAGCCGGCCGGCGACGACCTGCGGGAGGGCAAGCACACGGTGCTCGTCGCCCACGCCCTCGCGCAGGCCGGCCCGGCCGGGGCACAGCTCCTCGAGGACGCCCTGGGCGACCCGGACCTCGACGAGGACGCCGTGGACCGGGTGCGCGACGTGCTCGTGGACTCCGGCGCCCTGGAGCGCACCGAGGAGATGGTCGACCGGGGAGCGGAGCGCGCCCTGGTCGAGATCAGCGGCGCACCGGACCTGACCCAGCAGGGCCGGGAGGCGCTGACCGAGCTCGTGGCGGTCTGCACCCAGCGGTCCACCTGA
- a CDS encoding DUF6504 family protein, which yields MSRSYHEPVEVRLGRAQEHGVRIETALPVGVADDREPSDDLDPQVPAVFLWRGRLHLVRAVLGQWSLRVAWWRTEDRDGPPAGPDLPRLGGGPGGEQLERVVWRVEAGAGRSAGTGVYDLVQGERWWLERVAD from the coding sequence ATGAGCAGGAGCTACCACGAGCCGGTCGAGGTCAGGCTGGGCCGGGCGCAGGAGCACGGTGTGCGGATCGAGACGGCGCTGCCGGTCGGGGTGGCCGACGACCGGGAGCCCTCGGACGACCTCGACCCCCAGGTCCCGGCCGTGTTCCTGTGGCGCGGGCGGCTCCACCTCGTCCGGGCGGTCCTGGGGCAGTGGAGCCTGCGCGTGGCGTGGTGGCGGACGGAGGACCGGGACGGTCCGCCCGCCGGCCCTGACCTGCCCCGCCTCGGCGGGGGGCCGGGCGGCGAGCAGCTGGAGCGGGTCGTCTGGCGGGTCGAGGCCGGTGCGGGGCGCTCGGCAGGGACGGGGGTCTACGACCTGGTCCAGGGCGAGCGGTGGTGGTTGGAGCGGGTCGCCGACTGA
- a CDS encoding SAV_6107 family HEPN domain-containing protein, whose protein sequence is MTTIETGASAGAVLDLLERSRGVLLQACHSGTAAERYTQAHLSALRAGAALLAARTTPTPGRRGRPRSVWEMLPPVAPELTEWAAFFAASGRRRVALERGATHAAVTTREADDMVRAGERFLELVRASLHLPCETSLHSELTPLGHG, encoded by the coding sequence ATGACGACCATCGAGACCGGGGCCAGCGCAGGCGCGGTGCTGGACCTGCTGGAGCGCTCGCGCGGGGTGCTGCTGCAGGCCTGTCACAGCGGGACGGCGGCGGAGCGCTACACCCAGGCCCACCTGTCCGCGCTGCGGGCCGGGGCCGCGTTGCTGGCCGCCCGCACGACGCCCACGCCCGGCCGACGCGGCCGACCCCGCAGCGTCTGGGAGATGCTCCCCCCGGTGGCGCCGGAGCTGACCGAGTGGGCCGCGTTCTTCGCCGCGTCCGGTCGCCGCCGGGTGGCGCTGGAGCGGGGAGCGACCCACGCCGCCGTGACGACGCGGGAGGCCGACGACATGGTGCGGGCGGGGGAGCGCTTCCTCGAGCTGGTGCGGGCCTCGCTCCACCTGCCGTGCGAGACCTCGCTGCACTCCGAGCTGACTCCGCTGGGCCACGGGTGA